One window of Brevibacterium pigmentatum genomic DNA carries:
- a CDS encoding O-acetylhomoserine aminocarboxypropyltransferase/cysteine synthase family protein — translation MTQAFETRQIHAGQAPDPVTGSRALPIHQTTSFVFNDVDHAAARFALTDVGPVYSRLTNPTNEVVENRIADLEGGVHAVLTASGQSAAFLAITNVAGAGDHIVASSSLYGGTVNLFDVTLRKLGIETTFVDVDDHAAWKNAIQDNTKLLFGEVVSNPRSDILDIEAISGIAHEAGVPLFVDNTLASPYLVRPIEFGADVVLHSATKYLGGHGNSVAGVLVDSGNFDYGAQPEKFPGFNEPDASYNGLVFARDLGADGPFGANVSFGLKARVQGLRDLGPSLSPTNAFLLAQGIETLSLRIERHVENANKVASYLEAHSQVDRVAYAGLESSPWNHLAKKYLPNGVGSVLAFDIAGGYDAAVAFVDALELHSLVANIGDVRSLVIHPASTTHAQLDEEAQKAAGVNPALVRLSVGIEGIDDIIGDLDKGFAAAAAKASAAA, via the coding sequence ATGACCCAGGCATTCGAAACCCGTCAGATCCATGCCGGACAGGCACCCGACCCGGTCACCGGTTCGCGCGCCCTGCCCATCCACCAGACCACCTCGTTCGTGTTCAACGACGTCGACCACGCCGCGGCGCGCTTTGCGCTGACCGACGTCGGCCCCGTCTACAGCCGCCTGACGAACCCGACGAACGAAGTCGTCGAGAACCGCATCGCCGATCTCGAAGGCGGCGTCCACGCCGTCCTCACCGCCTCGGGCCAGTCCGCGGCTTTCCTCGCGATTACGAACGTCGCCGGAGCCGGTGACCACATCGTGGCCAGCTCCAGCCTCTACGGCGGAACCGTCAACCTCTTCGATGTCACCCTGCGCAAGCTCGGCATCGAAACCACCTTTGTCGACGTCGACGACCACGCAGCCTGGAAGAACGCGATCCAGGACAACACGAAGCTCCTCTTCGGCGAGGTCGTGTCGAACCCGCGCTCGGACATCCTCGACATCGAGGCGATCTCCGGAATCGCCCACGAAGCCGGTGTGCCGCTCTTCGTCGACAACACACTCGCCAGCCCCTACCTCGTGCGTCCGATCGAATTCGGTGCCGACGTCGTGCTCCACTCCGCTACGAAGTACCTCGGCGGCCACGGCAACTCCGTTGCCGGAGTCCTCGTCGACAGCGGCAACTTCGACTACGGCGCACAGCCGGAGAAATTCCCCGGCTTCAACGAACCCGACGCTTCCTACAACGGACTCGTCTTCGCCCGTGACCTCGGCGCCGACGGACCCTTCGGAGCCAACGTGTCCTTCGGACTCAAGGCCCGCGTGCAGGGCCTGCGCGATCTCGGACCCTCGCTCAGCCCGACGAACGCGTTCCTGCTGGCCCAGGGCATCGAGACCCTGAGCCTGCGCATCGAACGCCACGTGGAGAATGCGAACAAGGTCGCTTCCTACCTTGAGGCACACAGCCAGGTCGACCGCGTCGCCTACGCCGGACTCGAGTCGAGCCCCTGGAACCATCTGGCCAAGAAGTACCTGCCCAACGGTGTGGGTTCGGTGCTCGCCTTCGACATCGCCGGCGGATACGACGCGGCTGTGGCCTTCGTCGACGCCCTCGAACTGCACTCCCTGGTGGCGAACATCGGTGACGTTCGTTCGCTCGTCATCCACCCGGCTTCGACCACGCACGCTCAGCTCGACGAAGAAGCTCAGAAGGCCGCCGGAGTCAACCCTGCCCTGGTGCGTCTGTCCGTGGGAATCGAAGGCATCGACGACATCATCGGCGACCTCGACAAGGGCTTCGCAGCGGCAGCGGCGAAGGCGTCGGCCGCGGCCTGA
- a CDS encoding 3-oxoacyl-ACP reductase, with protein sequence MKDTYLSLVNGPLKQVAKTLGLPQPVELNRFGSTPASYENKPVLVLGAGPGAQGLADQLLENGLEVRRNAQTGEKLRAVIAVLDDAQSPADLSPVVLEVGAALRSLAACGRVITISTAPDAQSQTPEQAATAQGITGFTRSVAHEMRAGATANGILLDGVDLTAPSVAAALWFLLSGKSAYVSGQFLTVSSDAGQRLSLSEFMSTGDAGPLAGRTAVVTGAARGIGAAIAENLARDGAYVVGVDMPQAGQALAQVMNRIGGKSLQLDITAADAPDKITEALGAPVDILVHNAGITRDKMLANMDAAKWDSVIAVNIAAQTMINSRLAEKGLFADGAQVVSLASTSGIAGNRGQTNYATSKAGVIGLTAASAEDFAARGGAINAVAPGFIETDMTAKMPTLTRQVARRLSSLQQGGQPVDVAEAIGFLASSGARGINGQTLRVCGQNMVGA encoded by the coding sequence ATGAAAGACACCTATCTCTCCCTCGTCAACGGACCGCTGAAGCAGGTCGCCAAGACCCTCGGTCTGCCGCAGCCGGTCGAGCTCAACCGCTTCGGCTCCACCCCGGCGTCGTATGAGAACAAGCCGGTCCTCGTCCTCGGTGCTGGTCCCGGCGCCCAAGGCCTGGCCGATCAGCTGCTGGAGAACGGACTCGAGGTCCGCCGCAACGCCCAGACCGGTGAGAAGCTGCGGGCTGTCATCGCCGTCCTCGACGATGCGCAGTCTCCGGCCGATCTGTCACCGGTCGTCCTCGAAGTCGGTGCCGCCCTGCGTTCACTGGCCGCCTGTGGTCGAGTGATCACCATCTCGACGGCACCGGATGCGCAGAGCCAGACGCCGGAGCAGGCCGCCACCGCCCAGGGCATCACCGGCTTCACCAGGTCGGTCGCCCATGAGATGCGCGCCGGCGCCACCGCCAACGGGATCCTGCTCGACGGAGTCGACCTCACCGCACCCTCGGTGGCAGCGGCCCTGTGGTTCCTGCTCTCCGGCAAATCCGCCTATGTCTCCGGCCAGTTCCTCACGGTCTCCTCCGACGCCGGGCAGCGACTGAGCCTGAGCGAATTCATGTCCACCGGCGATGCCGGCCCGCTGGCCGGACGCACCGCTGTGGTGACCGGTGCCGCACGCGGAATCGGAGCCGCGATCGCCGAGAATCTCGCCCGTGACGGCGCCTACGTCGTCGGCGTCGACATGCCGCAGGCCGGTCAGGCGCTGGCGCAGGTGATGAACCGGATCGGCGGCAAGTCGCTGCAGCTCGACATCACCGCAGCCGATGCCCCGGACAAGATCACCGAGGCGCTCGGAGCACCCGTGGACATCCTCGTCCACAACGCCGGCATCACTCGAGACAAGATGCTGGCGAACATGGACGCGGCCAAATGGGATTCCGTCATCGCCGTCAATATCGCCGCGCAGACGATGATCAATTCTCGACTGGCGGAGAAGGGACTCTTCGCCGACGGCGCCCAGGTCGTCTCCCTGGCCTCGACGTCGGGTATCGCGGGCAACCGCGGCCAGACGAACTACGCGACTTCGAAGGCCGGAGTCATCGGACTCACCGCCGCCTCGGCGGAGGACTTCGCTGCTCGTGGGGGCGCGATCAACGCGGTGGCGCCCGGGTTCATCGAAACGGATATGACCGCGAAGATGCCGACATTGACCCGCCAGGTCGCCCGCCGGCTCTCGAGCCTGCAGCAGGGCGGTCAGCCGGTCGACGTCGCCGAAGCCATCGGCTTCCTCGCCTCCAGCGGTGCTCGCGGCATCAACGGACAGACCCTGCGCGTGTGCGGTCAGAACATGGTGGGTGCATGA
- a CDS encoding MaoC family dehydratase, with product MLPIYARALLKTLPVGPRTGPELPDYAIDRSIPLEPVAYAGFAHVVGHGLDDIVHPGYLHILGFPLSMQLLADPEVPLPMMGMVHIHNRVDMHSQARLGEVVDFHLELAGPFEHTKGTTIEVRLEAKVDGRPVMDEISTYLAKGRKLSGAKPKAQVPHFEFTAPQASAVWRLDPIIGQRYAKVSGDYNPIHLNGLAAKGFGFPKQIAHGMYSASRAFSAMDPRLESYRWDVSFAKPILLPGTVGYALTEGRRHEAAQSAVFDLKNGKPHVLTQVAHLN from the coding sequence ATGCTTCCCATCTACGCTCGTGCCCTGCTCAAGACCCTGCCGGTGGGACCGCGCACCGGTCCGGAGCTGCCGGACTATGCGATCGATCGCAGCATCCCGCTCGAACCGGTCGCCTATGCGGGCTTCGCCCATGTCGTCGGCCACGGCCTGGACGACATCGTCCACCCCGGCTATCTGCACATCCTCGGCTTCCCGCTGAGCATGCAGCTGCTGGCCGATCCCGAGGTGCCGCTGCCGATGATGGGGATGGTCCACATCCACAACCGCGTCGATATGCATTCGCAGGCCCGCCTCGGCGAGGTCGTCGACTTCCACCTCGAACTCGCCGGTCCCTTCGAGCACACGAAGGGCACGACGATCGAGGTGCGGCTCGAGGCGAAGGTCGACGGACGCCCCGTGATGGACGAGATCTCCACGTACCTGGCCAAGGGGCGGAAGCTGTCGGGAGCCAAGCCGAAGGCGCAGGTGCCGCACTTCGAGTTCACGGCGCCGCAGGCGAGCGCCGTATGGCGTCTGGATCCGATCATCGGCCAGCGCTATGCGAAGGTCTCCGGAGACTACAACCCGATCCACCTCAACGGTCTGGCCGCGAAGGGATTCGGTTTCCCGAAGCAGATCGCACACGGGATGTACAGCGCCTCGCGGGCGTTCTCGGCGATGGATCCCCGCCTCGAGTCCTACCGTTGGGACGTGTCGTTCGCGAAGCCGATCCTGCTGCCGGGAACGGTCGGCTATGCGCTGACCGAAGGGCGTCGCCACGAGGCCGCGCAGTCGGCTGTCTTCGATCTGAAGAACGGCAAACCGCACGTCCTCACGCAGGTGGCACACCTCAACTGA
- a CDS encoding TetR/AcrR family transcriptional regulator yields MKSITDGRSTRWQKHRDERRRELLRSVRLVVDEYGDDMSMEQISDATGTSKSVLYRYFADRAGLQAAMGEWAMGVIVRSLDEAAAASAKGEGSAAAQESLAAMIRAFVTLAGNSPNVYRFCDTAVNRFAPEETGGFFNSVAGQLAERLDLSGEQARLWSAGAIGFVRAATETWLSRPDRPEEFATTITHWLWATLPEQRGVEK; encoded by the coding sequence ATGAAATCGATCACAGACGGCCGCTCGACGAGGTGGCAGAAGCACCGCGATGAGCGTCGTCGCGAACTTCTGCGCTCTGTGCGGCTCGTCGTCGACGAATACGGCGATGACATGTCGATGGAGCAGATCTCGGACGCGACCGGAACGTCGAAGTCGGTGCTTTACCGATACTTCGCCGACCGGGCGGGTCTGCAGGCAGCCATGGGCGAATGGGCGATGGGCGTCATCGTCCGGTCTCTCGATGAGGCCGCGGCCGCCTCGGCGAAGGGCGAGGGTTCAGCCGCGGCGCAGGAGTCCCTGGCCGCGATGATCCGCGCATTCGTCACGCTCGCCGGGAATTCCCCGAACGTGTATCGCTTCTGCGACACCGCGGTCAACCGGTTCGCGCCCGAGGAGACCGGCGGTTTCTTCAATTCCGTTGCCGGGCAGCTGGCCGAACGCCTCGACCTGAGCGGGGAGCAGGCTCGGCTGTGGTCGGCCGGAGCGATCGGTTTCGTCCGCGCCGCCACCGAGACGTGGCTGTCCCGACCGGACCGGCCCGAGGAATTCGCCACCACCATCACCCATTGGCTCTGGGCAACCCTGCCCGAACAACGAGGAGTAGAAAAATGA
- a CDS encoding acetyl-CoA C-acetyltransferase → MSAPNNRAVILGGNRIPFARSNKQYSKATNLDMLTSAIDGLVARFGLAGENIGEVAGGAVLKHSKDFNLTREAVLGSALAPTTPAFDLGQACATGLEAVVSLNNKINAGQIESGIASGVDSTSDAPIVINDSMREILLELTRAKTMVQKAKIASQIRPAYLAPQAPSTGEPRTGLSMGEHQAITTAAWGISRQAQDELAVASHKNLAAAWESGFFDDLTTPYLGVSRDTNVRADSTVEALAKLNPVFGKKLAAEATMTAGNSTPLTDGASSVLLGSEDWAAEHGYTPLARLVDAEAAAVDFVDGDEGLLMAPAYAVPRLLARNGLTFDDFDVFEIHEAFASTVLSHLAAWESEEFCRGKVGLDKALGTIDRDKLNPLGSSLAAGHPFAATGGRIIASTAKHLKTTGKKRSLVSICAAGGQGLTAIVEAA, encoded by the coding sequence ATGTCCGCTCCCAACAACCGCGCCGTCATCCTCGGCGGCAACCGAATTCCGTTCGCCCGCTCGAACAAGCAGTACTCGAAGGCCACGAACCTCGATATGCTCACTTCGGCCATCGACGGGCTCGTCGCCCGCTTCGGATTGGCCGGGGAGAATATCGGCGAAGTCGCCGGAGGCGCCGTCCTTAAGCACTCGAAGGACTTCAACCTCACCCGTGAGGCCGTGCTCGGCTCGGCCCTGGCGCCGACGACGCCCGCCTTCGATCTCGGTCAAGCCTGCGCCACCGGCCTGGAAGCCGTGGTCAGCCTCAACAACAAAATCAACGCCGGACAGATCGAGTCCGGAATCGCCTCCGGCGTGGATTCGACGTCCGACGCTCCGATCGTCATCAACGATTCGATGCGCGAGATCCTCCTCGAACTCACCCGTGCGAAGACGATGGTGCAGAAGGCGAAGATCGCCTCGCAGATCCGCCCTGCCTACCTCGCACCGCAGGCACCGAGCACGGGCGAACCGCGCACGGGCTTGAGCATGGGCGAGCACCAGGCGATCACCACGGCTGCCTGGGGCATCAGCCGACAGGCTCAGGACGAACTCGCCGTGGCCTCGCACAAGAACCTCGCCGCGGCATGGGAGTCCGGATTCTTCGACGATCTCACGACTCCGTACCTCGGGGTCAGCCGCGATACGAACGTGCGTGCCGATTCGACCGTGGAAGCGCTGGCGAAGCTCAACCCCGTCTTCGGCAAGAAGCTCGCCGCCGAGGCGACCATGACCGCCGGCAACTCGACCCCGCTGACCGACGGCGCTTCCTCGGTGCTGCTGGGCAGCGAGGACTGGGCCGCCGAACACGGATACACCCCGCTGGCTCGACTCGTCGATGCCGAAGCCGCCGCCGTCGATTTCGTCGACGGTGACGAGGGACTGCTCATGGCGCCCGCCTATGCCGTGCCGCGCCTGCTCGCGCGCAATGGCCTGACCTTCGATGATTTCGACGTCTTCGAGATCCACGAGGCATTCGCCTCCACCGTGCTCTCGCATCTGGCGGCCTGGGAATCGGAGGAGTTCTGCCGTGGCAAGGTCGGACTCGACAAGGCGCTGGGGACCATCGACCGCGACAAGCTCAACCCACTGGGTTCGAGCCTCGCCGCCGGCCACCCCTTCGCCGCCACTGGCGGACGTATCATCGCCAGCACCGCCAAGCACCTGAAGACCACCGGAAAGAAGCGCTCCCTGGTCTCGATCTGCGCCGCAGGCGGACAGGGACTCACCGCGATTGTGGAGGCAGCATGA
- a CDS encoding acyl-CoA dehydrogenase family protein, translating to MKLSLDPKAMNDVLDGHWAEARRLGRTLAEASSTHDDPADDLDTARAKTLDGVMMMAETGLPMTGLSPEMGGKNEHATNVAGFEETVTANPSLQIKAGVQFGLFGGAILHLGDKEQHQKWLLDAQSGRLLGSFAMTEIGHGSDVANVATTATYDEATEEFVIETPFRAATKEYIGNAARDARAAVVFAQLITKGVKHGVHAFFVPVRDEAGEPMPGVSIEDDGYKGGLKGVDNGRLAFDSVRIPRTNLLNRYGDVTADGTYSSPIESPGRRFFTMLGTLVQGRVSLDGASVVASKIALDIAVRYGLERKQFTAGDDFAETTLLDYGRHQRRLMPALAAVYASAFAHEKLLTSFEEVFAGADDSEENRALLETRAAAFKADSTWMALDVIQECREACGGAGFMAENRLVGLRADLDVYVTFEGDNTVLLQLVAKRLLGDYAKEFANLDVGGAARFIGTQAAEHTLYRTGLANAGRAISDALTPNLGDKRIRSGRLQRTLLETRLEVMVAGVAQALRPATKMPAAQAADLFNVHQHELIEMARAYVELEKWKALDEKMKEQTDADQAKAFRRLRDTYGLGLIEKHMAWHLMYGRLPMARARQINETLNRLCKKLAANALDLVEAFGYSDVHRRATIASGVEAERQAEAADYYRRARARQDFPVDEKQLRQATKKKAKAAAR from the coding sequence ATGAAGCTGTCTCTTGACCCGAAAGCCATGAACGACGTCCTCGACGGACATTGGGCAGAAGCTCGCCGACTCGGGCGGACCCTGGCCGAAGCGTCGTCGACCCATGACGATCCGGCCGATGATCTCGACACCGCACGGGCGAAGACCCTCGACGGGGTCATGATGATGGCCGAGACCGGACTGCCGATGACAGGGCTGTCACCGGAGATGGGCGGAAAGAACGAACACGCCACGAACGTCGCCGGGTTCGAAGAGACCGTCACGGCCAACCCGAGCCTGCAGATCAAGGCCGGCGTCCAGTTCGGACTCTTCGGCGGAGCGATCCTCCATCTCGGGGATAAGGAACAGCATCAGAAGTGGCTGCTCGACGCTCAGTCCGGCCGTCTGCTGGGTTCGTTCGCGATGACGGAGATCGGGCACGGATCCGATGTGGCGAACGTGGCGACCACCGCCACCTACGATGAGGCGACCGAAGAGTTCGTCATCGAGACCCCCTTCCGGGCCGCAACGAAGGAGTACATCGGCAACGCCGCCCGCGATGCCCGGGCCGCCGTCGTCTTCGCTCAGCTCATCACCAAGGGAGTCAAGCACGGGGTGCATGCATTCTTCGTGCCCGTCCGCGACGAGGCCGGTGAGCCGATGCCGGGAGTCTCGATCGAAGACGACGGCTACAAGGGCGGGCTCAAGGGAGTCGACAATGGGCGCCTCGCCTTCGACTCCGTGCGGATCCCACGCACGAACCTGCTCAATCGCTATGGAGACGTCACCGCCGACGGCACGTACTCCTCACCCATCGAATCGCCGGGACGCCGCTTCTTCACGATGCTCGGCACTCTGGTCCAGGGCCGCGTCTCGCTCGACGGCGCCTCCGTGGTCGCATCGAAGATCGCCCTCGACATCGCCGTGCGCTACGGACTCGAACGCAAGCAGTTCACGGCCGGCGATGACTTCGCCGAGACGACTCTGCTCGACTACGGCCGGCATCAGCGTCGCCTCATGCCAGCCCTCGCCGCCGTGTACGCCTCGGCGTTCGCGCACGAGAAGCTGCTGACCTCCTTCGAAGAGGTCTTCGCCGGAGCCGATGACTCCGAGGAGAACCGGGCTCTGCTCGAGACCCGGGCGGCTGCGTTCAAGGCCGACTCGACCTGGATGGCGCTCGACGTCATCCAGGAATGCCGTGAGGCCTGCGGCGGTGCCGGATTCATGGCGGAGAACCGCCTCGTGGGGCTGCGCGCCGACCTCGACGTCTATGTCACCTTCGAAGGCGACAACACGGTGCTGCTGCAGCTCGTGGCCAAGCGCCTCCTCGGCGATTATGCGAAGGAATTCGCGAACCTCGACGTCGGCGGAGCCGCCCGCTTCATCGGCACCCAGGCCGCCGAACATACGCTCTACCGCACCGGTCTGGCCAATGCCGGACGGGCGATCTCGGATGCGCTGACCCCGAACCTCGGCGACAAGCGGATCAGGTCGGGACGCCTGCAGCGGACTCTGCTCGAGACGCGTCTGGAGGTCATGGTCGCCGGAGTTGCTCAGGCGCTGCGGCCTGCGACGAAGATGCCGGCCGCGCAGGCGGCCGATCTGTTCAACGTCCACCAGCATGAGCTCATCGAGATGGCACGCGCCTATGTCGAGCTCGAGAAGTGGAAGGCGCTGGACGAGAAGATGAAGGAGCAGACCGACGCCGATCAGGCCAAGGCTTTCCGTCGTCTGCGTGACACCTACGGTCTCGGACTGATCGAGAAGCACATGGCCTGGCACCTCATGTACGGTCGCCTGCCGATGGCGCGTGCACGCCAGATCAACGAGACGCTGAACCGTCTGTGCAAGAAGCTCGCGGCCAATGCCCTCGACCTCGTCGAAGCATTCGGCTACTCGGACGTCCATCGTCGGGCCACCATCGCATCCGGCGTCGAAGCCGAGCGTCAGGCAGAGGCCGCCGACTACTACCGTCGGGCGCGGGCTCGTCAGGACTTCCCGGTCGACGAGAAGCAGCTGCGCCAGGCCACGAAGAAGAAGGCGAAGGCCGCCGCACGGTGA
- the metX gene encoding homoserine O-acetyltransferase MetX: MTTQSTSVERILGFGTDSGHTFGTVEIAYETFGTLNADRSNAILIEHALTGDTRVTEWWAGVVGPGEAVDTDKYFVVCANSLGGCSGTTGPQSTYDDGLAYGSRFPRVSIRDMARLEHNLAQILGIDSWVAVIGGSMGGARALEFALLDKRKVRKCAVIAAPAFCEADQIAWAMMQERAIELDADYYSGDYSAVGSFPSHGLGLARQIAHLTYRNDADLNERFSRRLRSEDYYEVTSYLDHQAKKLTARFDPHSYIVLTRALRDHDVRRGRSSDLTTALADACTDNLVVSVSSDRLFPPEQVGILAEALPGRVRHHIIDSPVGHDGFLTETEKISAVLADFLAD, translated from the coding sequence ATGACCACCCAGAGCACCTCCGTCGAAAGGATCCTGGGCTTCGGCACGGACTCGGGGCACACCTTCGGCACGGTCGAGATCGCCTATGAGACCTTCGGCACCCTCAACGCCGACCGGTCCAATGCGATCCTCATCGAACACGCTCTGACCGGCGACACCCGCGTCACCGAATGGTGGGCGGGTGTCGTCGGTCCCGGGGAGGCCGTGGACACCGACAAGTACTTCGTGGTGTGTGCGAACTCCCTCGGGGGCTGCTCGGGCACGACCGGGCCGCAGTCGACCTACGATGACGGCCTGGCCTACGGCTCCCGATTCCCTCGGGTCTCGATCCGCGATATGGCACGCCTGGAGCACAACCTCGCTCAGATCCTCGGCATCGACTCCTGGGTCGCCGTCATCGGCGGATCCATGGGAGGTGCCAGAGCGCTGGAGTTCGCTCTGCTGGACAAGCGGAAGGTCCGCAAATGTGCGGTCATCGCCGCACCGGCTTTCTGCGAAGCCGACCAGATCGCCTGGGCGATGATGCAGGAACGTGCGATCGAACTCGACGCCGACTACTATTCCGGTGACTATTCGGCCGTCGGCAGCTTTCCCAGCCACGGCCTCGGCCTGGCCCGGCAGATCGCGCATCTGACGTATCGCAATGATGCCGATCTCAACGAACGCTTCTCCCGTCGGCTGCGTTCGGAGGACTACTACGAGGTGACCTCGTACCTCGACCACCAGGCCAAGAAGCTCACCGCACGGTTCGACCCGCACAGCTACATCGTGCTCACCCGCGCCCTGCGCGATCACGACGTGCGCCGAGGGCGGTCCTCCGACCTCACGACCGCACTGGCCGATGCCTGCACCGACAACCTCGTCGTCTCCGTGTCCTCGGACCGGCTGTTCCCGCCGGAGCAGGTGGGCATCCTCGCCGAGGCGCTGCCCGGGAGGGTCCGGCACCACATCATCGACTCCCCGGTCGGCCACGACGGGTTCCTCACCGAGACCGAGAAGATCTCCGCGGTACTCGCCGACTTCCTCGCCGACTGA
- a CDS encoding M20/M25/M40 family metallo-hydrolase, whose protein sequence is MFDFSAAEDEVTELCRQLIRIDTQNWGGNKANPELPAAELIASWLAEVDLKSEIVESSPGRANLVARVKGSDPQAPALVVHGHTDVVPAAAEDWSVDPFEGVIKDGLLWGRGAVDMKNMDAMIVASVRAMLAQGLTPRRDLVIAFFADEEAGGNYGARHMVRNRPELFSGATEAISEVGGYSVDVRGQRVYLIQTAEKGLAWLNLIAHGTAGHGSQRNDDNPVTRLAAAITRIGNHPWPQEIPLATRKLLEGVSELTGIEFTAETIPQLLAELGSVEKFVAPTLQNTSNPSFLEAGYKHNVIPGTATAYVDCRTLPGQHEDVMLKIKELAGEGIDISAEDEGEALESPFDTPLVAQMQKSLLADDPSAKVLPYTLSGGTDNKSMAELGITGYGFAPLQLTSDLDFPAMFHGVDERVPISALKFGTRVLGDFLMNA, encoded by the coding sequence GTGTTTGATTTCAGTGCCGCAGAGGACGAAGTGACCGAACTGTGCCGTCAGCTCATCCGCATCGACACCCAGAACTGGGGCGGGAACAAAGCCAACCCGGAGCTGCCGGCCGCTGAGCTCATCGCCTCCTGGCTCGCCGAGGTGGACCTGAAGTCCGAAATCGTCGAATCCTCACCGGGACGGGCCAATCTCGTCGCCCGTGTCAAGGGCTCGGATCCGCAGGCTCCGGCTCTCGTCGTCCACGGCCACACCGACGTCGTTCCCGCGGCCGCGGAGGACTGGAGTGTCGACCCCTTCGAGGGCGTCATCAAGGACGGTCTGCTGTGGGGCCGCGGCGCGGTGGACATGAAGAACATGGACGCGATGATCGTCGCCTCCGTCCGGGCGATGCTGGCCCAAGGACTCACCCCTCGCCGAGACCTCGTGATCGCCTTCTTCGCCGATGAGGAGGCAGGCGGCAACTACGGCGCCCGTCATATGGTGCGCAACCGGCCCGAACTGTTCTCCGGAGCCACCGAGGCGATCTCGGAGGTCGGCGGCTACTCCGTGGACGTGCGCGGACAGCGCGTCTACCTCATTCAGACGGCGGAGAAGGGACTGGCCTGGCTGAACCTCATCGCTCACGGCACCGCCGGACACGGGTCTCAGCGCAATGACGACAACCCCGTCACGCGGCTCGCCGCCGCGATCACGAGGATCGGCAATCACCCGTGGCCTCAGGAGATCCCCTTGGCCACGCGAAAGCTGCTCGAAGGCGTCTCGGAGCTCACGGGGATCGAGTTCACGGCAGAGACGATCCCGCAGCTGCTCGCCGAGCTCGGATCGGTCGAGAAGTTCGTGGCACCGACCTTGCAGAACACCTCGAACCCGTCATTCCTCGAAGCCGGATACAAACACAACGTCATCCCCGGCACCGCGACCGCCTACGTCGACTGCCGCACACTGCCGGGTCAGCACGAAGACGTGATGCTCAAGATCAAGGAGCTCGCGGGGGAGGGCATCGACATTTCCGCAGAGGACGAAGGCGAGGCGCTCGAGTCGCCGTTCGACACTCCGCTGGTCGCGCAGATGCAGAAGAGCCTGCTCGCCGATGACCCGAGCGCGAAGGTTCTGCCCTACACGCTCTCCGGAGGCACGGACAACAAGTCGATGGCCGAGCTCGGCATCACCGGCTACGGCTTCGCCCCGCTCCAGCTCACCAGCGACCTCGACTTCCCGGCCATGTTCCACGGCGTCGACGAGAGGGTGCCGATCTCGGCGCTCAAGTTCGGGACGCGGGTTCTCGGCGACTTCCTGATGAACGCCTGA